A DNA window from Fervidobacterium sp. contains the following coding sequences:
- a CDS encoding carbohydrate binding domain-containing protein — MKKFVIVFLLGLVIILNGQPTNVDKSQRSNLVSILNNWNFKEPIKNDQLNFPFDWWIWEASKYGISSAKISRYDVKDGIIYLKIEDSGSDSWHIQFNQWVQLVPMKIYYISFKARADISKKINVKILQTHDPWVNYFAKTIELSKDWQIYEFYYVHPERADGVVTFGFELGKTENTTVYFSDIVLRQVDRSEVPAEYLPQEDESEAIDYSFESEEEPDNLVNNGDFSYKIINDQGNMPYEWWIWQASQYGISGAKVSRYGVMDGIGFIELLNTGTETWHIQFNQWIKLRKGNNYVISFKVKADERRKINIKILQTTAPYSVYFSRELDLTNEWQSFRFEYTHPEIADSVITLSFELGKDKATSIYFADIVVSPMK; from the coding sequence ATGAAAAAGTTTGTAATTGTGTTTCTGTTGGGTTTAGTAATTATTTTAAATGGACAACCAACAAATGTTGATAAGAGTCAAAGGAGTAATTTGGTTAGTATTCTAAACAACTGGAACTTTAAAGAACCTATAAAGAATGACCAGTTGAATTTTCCGTTTGACTGGTGGATTTGGGAAGCATCTAAGTATGGCATAAGTAGTGCGAAGATCTCCAGATACGACGTAAAAGACGGAATTATCTATTTAAAGATAGAAGATAGTGGAAGTGATTCTTGGCATATTCAATTTAATCAATGGGTACAATTAGTTCCAATGAAAATTTATTACATCTCGTTCAAGGCAAGAGCAGATATATCAAAGAAGATAAATGTTAAAATATTACAAACCCACGATCCTTGGGTAAATTATTTCGCTAAGACCATAGAACTTTCAAAAGATTGGCAAATTTACGAATTTTATTATGTTCATCCAGAAAGAGCTGATGGAGTTGTAACGTTTGGATTTGAGCTTGGTAAGACGGAAAACACTACGGTATATTTTTCTGACATAGTATTGCGACAAGTAGATCGTTCAGAAGTACCAGCCGAGTATCTGCCCCAGGAAGATGAATCTGAAGCAATAGACTATTCTTTCGAAAGCGAAGAAGAACCTGATAATCTCGTAAACAATGGTGATTTTTCCTACAAAATAATAAATGATCAAGGAAATATGCCATATGAATGGTGGATTTGGCAAGCAAGTCAGTATGGAATTTCTGGTGCAAAGGTCTCAAGATACGGTGTTATGGATGGAATAGGTTTTATTGAATTACTGAACACAGGCACAGAGACTTGGCATATACAGTTTAATCAATGGATAAAGCTCAGAAAGGGAAATAATTATGTTATCTCTTTCAAAGTGAAGGCAGATGAGCGAAGAAAGATTAATATAAAGATTCTGCAAACAACAGCACCATATTCAGTTTACTTTTCAAGAGAATTAGATTTAACCAATGAATGGCAGTCATTTAGATTTGAATATACTCATCCTGAGATTGCAGACTCTGTGATAACATTAAGTTTCGAACTTGGTAAAGATAAAGCAACATCGATCTATTTTGCAGATATTGTTGTTTCACCAATGAAGTAA
- a CDS encoding extracellular solute-binding protein has product MRRWLLVTMLFAMFVTSLLAKVTLIVSVWSWDVEKYKKLAAEFTKIYPDIEVSFVVNEPDVNGFLTARVAAKQPLPDVVAQSWEGLSYPVSQGWVYPLDEFLKNDKEWTSVPKNLRESFIYNNKTYAVPERLHFQGIYLNLDLLKKLNLPKPVYQWNVELFKQYLRRATTKEYSGINHLWDFDNVMAAVLNKNTTFWSFNPSKLEFDLVNGGWIPAITLQKELKSIPGLVSDDLKNEELRNKGQLDDYQKKFGKDADAFRESKVLAGLHGTWDWSWIRTVPWQFDFYPLPTDPKIGVRFPIHVNYTFMTSTTKYPKEAYLFLKFLTFDPRGVVARLKIDASVGEEFGRQIELLIPATKHPDVVKYFETLKLPDGFKWCLANLDKGVRVDMWKTIPGWDQATWDVIFPVSEKIRRGEVQPQTVAADTQEKANKIIKAAWDDFMKKLADVEKNFPSLRKQIEGK; this is encoded by the coding sequence ATGAGAAGATGGCTTTTGGTAACAATGTTATTCGCTATGTTTGTAACAAGTTTGCTTGCAAAGGTTACCCTAATTGTTTCGGTTTGGAGTTGGGATGTAGAGAAGTACAAGAAGCTGGCCGCAGAGTTCACTAAAATTTATCCTGATATCGAAGTGTCATTTGTAGTAAATGAACCTGATGTAAATGGATTTTTGACTGCAAGAGTTGCAGCGAAACAACCTTTGCCAGATGTCGTTGCGCAGTCTTGGGAAGGATTGTCTTATCCTGTTTCACAAGGTTGGGTCTATCCCCTTGATGAATTCTTGAAAAATGACAAAGAGTGGACATCCGTACCAAAGAATTTGAGAGAATCATTTATATACAATAACAAGACTTACGCAGTACCAGAAAGGTTGCATTTCCAAGGTATATATTTAAATCTCGATTTGTTGAAAAAGCTTAATTTACCAAAACCTGTTTATCAATGGAACGTAGAATTGTTTAAGCAATACCTCAGAAGAGCTACAACAAAAGAGTATTCCGGTATAAATCATTTGTGGGATTTTGATAATGTAATGGCTGCCGTCTTGAATAAAAATACAACGTTTTGGAGCTTCAATCCGTCGAAATTAGAATTTGACCTTGTAAATGGTGGATGGATACCAGCCATTACATTACAAAAGGAACTGAAATCTATACCAGGACTTGTCTCTGATGATTTGAAAAATGAAGAATTAAGAAATAAAGGTCAACTTGATGATTATCAGAAAAAATTCGGTAAGGACGCTGATGCATTTAGAGAATCAAAAGTACTCGCCGGACTCCATGGAACATGGGATTGGAGCTGGATTAGGACTGTACCATGGCAATTTGATTTTTATCCTTTACCAACAGATCCAAAAATCGGTGTGAGATTTCCAATTCATGTCAATTACACGTTTATGACTTCAACGACGAAGTATCCAAAAGAAGCTTATCTATTCTTGAAATTCCTAACTTTTGATCCAAGAGGCGTAGTTGCAAGATTAAAAATTGATGCGTCAGTTGGCGAAGAGTTTGGAAGACAAATTGAACTACTGATACCAGCAACTAAACATCCAGATGTAGTTAAATATTTTGAGACACTAAAACTTCCAGATGGGTTCAAATGGTGCCTTGCCAACCTTGATAAGGGTGTAAGAGTTGATATGTGGAAAACAATACCTGGATGGGATCAAGCTACTTGGGATGTTATTTTCCCTGTAAGTGAAAAGATAAGGCGAGGAGAAGTCCAACCTCAAACCGTAGCAGCAGACACTCAAGAAAAAGCAAATAAAATAATAAAAGCCGCTTGGGACGATTTTATGAAAAAGTTGGCCGATGTGGAAAAGAACTTCCCAAGCTTAAGAAAACAAATAGAGGGAAAATAG
- a CDS encoding extracellular solute-binding protein, with protein MKKFLIISIFSFLAMVLILSLLYFIGRDEYIKLKTGLEKLSMKNEAHVFGDLSANKIADKLYELYKNRYGKLQEYGISFEINRNIDVDETYTLSFRSDVSGQFKVVIGFEYSSETSANASLDIEVNKDQHYQVFIDNFVYYDFSNKHYDRYGNEIVPEQYALKGLIYGFFKDGKRISSNPITLNLVKGENVLRIRNLRKPIWIKSITFVPVDNVAEFSYNDYKSLKLKNASSEIFAGKTILLEAENLVGKSDFLIGISNVQSAQVSPYEILRKKINVIEESTFKDAGQEIFWRVYIEKPGIYKIGFRYRQSTRQGIPVFRNVYFDGNILFKELKNVPFEYTSYDWKDKILPYEIYLEKGYHFLSLEVSTGIYEDLIKQLQELVRRIQNIGLDIQKLVGSNLDPNRTWNIEKYMPGTLDELKYISKKLRKYYNDLIGYVGQHGRSSVSDLVVAADLIDKILKKPEKLPFFLDELSGGASSVAQRLSDLSMKLREQPMGIDKIYLFQGEPPNILTQMSEGLISAYEEIEKLWLSISNKNQDYSIFEKTDSRALQVWINRPIQYVETLQYLIDTDFTKKTGVPVILSLMPNEQKLILAASSGNTPDIALSISNWIPFELAIRKALYPISDFSDFFEFVSKDYNIETLLPMVIDDKVYGITETQNFYVLFYRKDIISNLGIPLPDTWEDVKKILPELQRRGMNFFIPMCEQTTKYFNTTAPFFFQNDARLYSEDGLKAALSEEKAVKAFELMTELFSIYGIPEQVASFYNSFRYGKIPIGVGDFGLYVVLSNAADELYGIWDISVSPGVKNESGVVKRYQVSGDRVDVVFANSNKKEKAWLFLKWWLSKETQLRFSRMLVNRYGPTYLWNTANVNAFKELDFIDEKHKKVILNQWKWIKEVQRHPGGYMTEREISNVWNRVVVEGYPLRASIDRSVILVNRELERKLTEFGYVKEGKRVKVYNMYNSMEEFIKKNLGVKASEIMENQRRIWSDVHGY; from the coding sequence GTGAAGAAATTTTTGATTATTTCTATTTTTTCTTTCTTGGCAATGGTTTTGATACTGTCTTTACTATATTTTATAGGAAGAGATGAATATATTAAATTAAAAACAGGATTGGAAAAGCTTTCTATGAAAAATGAAGCTCATGTTTTCGGCGATCTTAGTGCTAACAAAATCGCTGATAAGCTTTATGAACTCTATAAAAATCGATACGGCAAATTACAAGAGTATGGAATTTCTTTTGAAATTAATAGAAATATAGATGTTGATGAAACTTACACTTTGTCATTCAGAAGTGATGTAAGTGGACAGTTCAAGGTTGTAATCGGTTTTGAATATTCATCAGAAACATCTGCAAATGCCTCACTTGATATAGAGGTTAATAAGGACCAACATTATCAAGTTTTCATCGATAATTTTGTTTATTACGACTTCTCAAACAAACATTATGACAGATACGGAAATGAGATTGTTCCAGAACAATATGCTTTAAAGGGTTTAATTTATGGTTTTTTTAAGGATGGAAAAAGAATTTCAAGTAACCCTATCACTTTAAATTTAGTTAAAGGTGAGAATGTTTTAAGAATAAGAAATTTACGAAAACCAATATGGATAAAAAGTATAACTTTTGTGCCTGTTGATAATGTAGCGGAATTTTCATACAATGATTATAAAAGCTTAAAGCTAAAGAATGCAAGCTCAGAGATTTTTGCTGGCAAAACAATTTTACTCGAAGCAGAGAATTTAGTTGGAAAGAGCGATTTTTTGATTGGTATATCAAATGTCCAAAGTGCTCAAGTAAGTCCGTATGAGATATTAAGAAAAAAGATTAATGTTATCGAAGAAAGTACTTTTAAAGACGCTGGTCAGGAGATTTTTTGGAGAGTTTATATTGAAAAGCCAGGAATTTACAAGATAGGTTTCAGGTATCGTCAGTCTACGAGACAAGGTATCCCAGTGTTCAGAAACGTTTATTTTGATGGAAATATACTTTTTAAAGAATTGAAAAATGTACCATTCGAGTACACATCTTACGATTGGAAAGACAAGATTCTGCCTTACGAAATCTATCTCGAGAAGGGATATCATTTTTTGTCTCTAGAAGTTTCGACTGGTATTTACGAGGATTTGATTAAACAGCTTCAGGAGTTGGTAAGAAGAATACAAAATATAGGACTTGATATACAGAAACTTGTTGGGAGTAATCTCGATCCGAATAGAACTTGGAACATAGAGAAATATATGCCTGGTACGTTAGACGAACTTAAGTACATATCCAAAAAGTTGAGAAAATACTACAATGATCTTATTGGTTATGTAGGTCAACATGGCCGATCTTCTGTTTCTGATTTGGTTGTTGCAGCCGATCTTATTGACAAGATTTTGAAGAAACCTGAGAAACTACCGTTTTTCTTAGATGAGTTAAGCGGTGGTGCTTCGTCTGTAGCGCAAAGATTATCCGATTTGTCGATGAAATTACGTGAACAACCAATGGGAATTGATAAAATATATCTCTTCCAAGGTGAGCCCCCAAACATCTTAACTCAGATGAGTGAAGGTTTAATAAGTGCGTACGAAGAAATAGAAAAACTTTGGTTATCGATTTCCAATAAGAACCAGGATTATTCTATATTTGAAAAGACAGATTCAAGAGCTTTACAAGTTTGGATCAACAGACCAATTCAGTATGTTGAAACTTTACAGTATCTTATTGATACTGATTTTACGAAAAAAACAGGTGTACCTGTTATACTTTCGCTGATGCCAAACGAACAAAAACTGATACTAGCAGCCTCATCAGGAAACACACCTGATATTGCATTGAGTATTAGTAATTGGATCCCATTTGAATTAGCAATTAGAAAGGCACTGTATCCAATTTCTGATTTTTCTGATTTTTTTGAATTTGTTTCAAAGGATTATAACATAGAAACACTCTTACCGATGGTGATAGATGATAAGGTTTATGGAATTACTGAAACTCAAAATTTTTACGTTTTGTTTTATCGAAAAGATATAATTTCAAATTTGGGCATTCCATTACCTGATACCTGGGAGGATGTTAAAAAGATTCTCCCCGAATTACAAAGAAGAGGAATGAATTTCTTTATACCTATGTGCGAGCAAACTACAAAGTATTTTAACACAACTGCTCCGTTTTTTTTCCAAAATGATGCAAGGCTGTATTCAGAAGATGGTTTGAAAGCTGCGTTAAGTGAAGAGAAAGCTGTAAAAGCTTTTGAATTGATGACGGAATTGTTTTCTATATACGGAATTCCAGAGCAAGTAGCAAGTTTTTATAACTCTTTCCGATATGGAAAAATACCGATTGGTGTTGGTGATTTTGGACTTTATGTAGTTCTTTCAAATGCTGCTGATGAGTTGTATGGTATTTGGGATATCTCGGTTTCACCTGGCGTTAAGAATGAAAGTGGTGTGGTAAAACGATATCAAGTTTCTGGTGACCGAGTAGATGTTGTGTTTGCAAATTCAAACAAAAAAGAAAAGGCTTGGCTCTTTTTAAAATGGTGGCTTTCGAAAGAAACACAGTTAAGATTTTCACGTATGCTTGTTAACAGATATGGTCCTACATACCTGTGGAATACGGCTAATGTAAACGCATTTAAAGAACTTGACTTTATTGATGAAAAACATAAGAAAGTAATTTTGAATCAATGGAAATGGATCAAAGAAGTACAGAGACACCCGGGAGGTTACATGACAGAGAGAGAAATTAGTAACGTCTGGAATAGGGTTGTGGTGGAGGGATATCCATTACGTGCGTCTATCGATCGATCTGTTATCTTAGTAAACAGGGAGCTTGAGAGAAAGCTAACTGAATTTGGGTATGTTAAAGAAGGAAAACGTGTTAAAGTTTATAACATGTATAACAGTATGGAAGAGTTTATTAAGAAGAATCTTGGAGTGAAGGCTTCAGAAATCATGGAAAATCAAAGAAGGATCTGGAGTGATGTTCATGGCTACTAA
- a CDS encoding carbohydrate ABC transporter permease yields the protein MARFSTKTNPRYFHKSQLKFYFILTPIAVFMMLPIIFIFSQAFKPLDELFLYPPRFFVRRPTLANFYELFALTRTSNIPVSRYLMNSIFTAFFTVLFTILISVFAGYSLSKKHFKTKGLIFTINNLALMFVPVAVIIPRYFIIQSLGLIDTFIINILSLLAMPIGVFLVKQFIDQIPDALIDAALVDGANDFQIIFGIIIPLLKPAISTVGILAFQVAWNSAEASAYYINNENLRTFAFYVSNLTQTTGNTIAGQGISAAAGLIMFVPNLILFIIMQSRVMNTMAYSGLK from the coding sequence ATGGCAAGGTTTAGTACAAAAACTAATCCAAGATATTTTCATAAAAGTCAATTAAAATTTTATTTTATACTGACTCCCATTGCCGTGTTTATGATGCTGCCCATAATTTTCATCTTTTCGCAGGCTTTTAAACCTCTGGACGAGTTGTTTCTCTATCCGCCAAGGTTTTTTGTTAGAAGACCTACACTTGCAAATTTTTATGAACTTTTCGCTTTAACAAGGACTTCTAATATTCCAGTTAGTAGATACCTTATGAACAGTATTTTTACTGCATTCTTCACTGTCTTGTTCACGATTTTGATATCCGTTTTTGCTGGGTATTCACTTTCAAAAAAACATTTTAAGACTAAGGGACTGATTTTTACGATCAACAATCTTGCACTTATGTTTGTACCTGTAGCAGTTATAATTCCAAGATATTTTATAATCCAAAGTCTTGGATTGATAGATACGTTCATAATAAATATACTCTCTCTACTTGCAATGCCTATAGGTGTGTTCCTCGTTAAGCAATTCATAGATCAGATACCAGATGCTTTGATTGATGCAGCATTAGTAGATGGTGCTAATGATTTTCAGATAATATTTGGTATTATAATACCTCTCCTAAAACCTGCAATTTCAACGGTAGGAATTTTGGCTTTTCAGGTTGCTTGGAATAGCGCCGAGGCTTCCGCATATTATATAAACAATGAGAATCTTAGAACATTTGCTTTTTACGTTTCCAATTTAACTCAAACAACTGGAAACACCATAGCAGGACAAGGTATTTCAGCAGCAGCTGGTCTAATAATGTTTGTACCAAACTTGATACTTTTTATCATTATGCAATCACGAGTTATGAATACTATGGCTTACAGTGGATTGAAATAG
- a CDS encoding extracellular solute-binding protein yields the protein MKRLVSLILFTTFLAISVFGKAVINVSVWSWNVENYKKLAAEFNKYYPDIQVNFIVNEPDVNGFLTARAAAKKALPDVVAESWEPLAYPVSQGWVYPLDEFFKDDPYIQYVPESVRNAFKYNNKTYALGERLHFETIVLNLELLKKLNLQRPDYTWTVDQFKNYARRATTKEYSGINHLWEFDTFMAAVLSNRTTFWSFDPSKWEFDLVNGGWIAAISLQRELKSIPGLVSDDLINQDLRNQNQLDDYQKKFGKDADAFRESKVLMGFEATYDWSWLKSVPWEFDMYPLPQDPKIGLRIPVHINYAFVSSTTKYPKESFLFARFITYDPRGVIARLKIFEAQGIEKTTGRLNDWFIPATMHPEVVKYFSGLKIPDGIKYMHKNLDKTVRVDMWKVVPGWFEAIWDVIFPVNERIRRGEVQPSAVAFETQEKANKVIKESWTVFYKKLSEAEKNFEKIRKQVEGK from the coding sequence ATGAAAAGGTTGGTAAGTTTAATATTGTTTACGACTTTTTTAGCTATCTCTGTATTTGGCAAAGCTGTAATAAATGTTTCAGTATGGAGTTGGAATGTCGAGAACTATAAGAAATTGGCTGCTGAGTTTAATAAATATTACCCTGACATACAGGTGAATTTCATAGTGAACGAACCAGATGTCAATGGTTTTTTGACTGCACGCGCTGCAGCGAAAAAAGCATTACCTGATGTTGTGGCTGAATCATGGGAACCGTTGGCATACCCTGTTTCACAAGGTTGGGTTTATCCACTTGATGAATTTTTTAAAGATGATCCTTATATACAATATGTTCCTGAAAGTGTTCGAAACGCGTTCAAATACAACAACAAAACCTATGCGTTAGGCGAACGGCTCCACTTTGAAACTATTGTGTTGAATTTAGAGCTTCTCAAGAAATTAAATTTGCAAAGACCCGATTATACTTGGACAGTTGATCAGTTTAAGAATTATGCAAGAAGAGCAACAACTAAGGAATATTCTGGAATAAACCATTTGTGGGAATTTGATACATTTATGGCAGCAGTATTAAGCAATCGAACAACTTTTTGGAGTTTTGATCCATCAAAATGGGAGTTTGATTTGGTAAACGGTGGATGGATAGCAGCCATAAGTCTTCAAAGAGAACTGAAATCAATTCCTGGACTTGTCTCGGATGATCTTATTAATCAAGATTTGAGAAATCAAAATCAACTTGATGATTATCAAAAGAAATTTGGAAAAGATGCTGATGCTTTTAGAGAATCGAAGGTTTTAATGGGATTCGAAGCAACTTACGATTGGAGCTGGTTGAAAAGTGTACCTTGGGAATTCGATATGTATCCATTACCTCAGGATCCAAAGATTGGTTTGAGAATCCCGGTACATATCAATTACGCTTTTGTGTCATCAACAACAAAATATCCAAAGGAATCATTTCTATTTGCAAGGTTTATAACGTACGATCCAAGAGGTGTAATAGCAAGATTGAAAATATTTGAAGCTCAAGGAATTGAGAAAACAACCGGTAGGTTAAACGACTGGTTTATACCTGCAACAATGCATCCAGAGGTAGTGAAGTATTTTTCGGGTTTAAAGATACCTGATGGAATAAAGTATATGCATAAGAATCTCGACAAAACAGTTCGCGTTGATATGTGGAAAGTTGTTCCGGGCTGGTTTGAGGCAATTTGGGATGTTATATTCCCAGTTAACGAAAGAATCAGGAGAGGAGAGGTACAACCTTCAGCGGTAGCTTTTGAAACTCAGGAAAAGGCAAACAAAGTTATTAAAGAATCTTGGACTGTGTTTTACAAAAAGCTTTCCGAAGCTGAAAAAAATTTTGAGAAAATTAGAAAGCAAGTCGAAGGTAAGTAA
- a CDS encoding sugar ABC transporter permease, with product MATKLTRRHSDHWILLSPYLTLFTIFIVLPVVVAIFLSFTYFNAIERPKWIGIQNYITLLTRDHVFMQKVLPNTIKYALIVGVGGYILSFTLAWLVAQLTKVPRTIFALILYSPSLTAGVTMTVVWRVLFNGDQQGYLNALLLNLGLIDKPVQWLQSPQHLMDIMIIVSLWSSMGVGFLAMLAGILNIDEQLYEAAYIDGIKNRLQEIIYVTIPAMKPQMLFGAVMSIVNTFTSAGIGVALSGSNPTPQYAGQLMVNHIEDYGFLRYEMGYAAALSVVLLLIIWFFSRVAWRLFGER from the coding sequence ATGGCTACTAAATTAACAAGGCGACACTCAGATCATTGGATTCTTTTATCACCTTATTTAACACTTTTCACAATTTTTATTGTTTTACCAGTCGTAGTTGCCATATTTTTATCGTTCACTTACTTTAACGCAATAGAAAGACCAAAATGGATAGGAATCCAGAATTATATTACTTTGCTGACAAGAGACCATGTTTTCATGCAAAAAGTGCTCCCAAATACGATTAAATACGCACTGATAGTAGGTGTAGGTGGTTATATACTGTCTTTTACCCTTGCTTGGCTCGTTGCACAACTTACAAAAGTGCCAAGAACCATTTTTGCACTCATTCTTTATTCTCCATCTTTAACAGCCGGAGTTACGATGACAGTTGTTTGGCGTGTATTGTTCAATGGTGATCAACAAGGGTATCTGAACGCACTGTTATTAAACCTTGGGTTGATAGATAAACCTGTGCAATGGTTACAATCCCCTCAACATCTTATGGACATTATGATTATTGTGTCACTGTGGAGTAGCATGGGAGTGGGTTTTCTTGCTATGCTTGCTGGGATATTGAATATTGATGAACAGTTGTATGAGGCAGCCTATATAGATGGGATAAAGAACAGATTGCAGGAGATAATATACGTCACCATTCCAGCAATGAAACCTCAGATGTTGTTTGGAGCTGTTATGTCAATAGTTAACACCTTTACATCTGCAGGTATAGGTGTTGCCTTGTCCGGTTCCAATCCAACACCTCAGTACGCTGGACAATTGATGGTTAATCACATAGAGGATTACGGCTTTCTACGCTATGAGATGGGGTACGCTGCAGCTTTGTCTGTAGTCTTACTATTGATAATTTGGTTCTTTTCACGCGTGGCATGGCGCTTGTTTGGTGAAAGGTAG
- a CDS encoding glycosyl hydrolase, with product MRINRKILEVILTIFTGIFIVTIFLLSTNQMNNSGGANVKELSIWLTTVDQKYMLSKVEPSEQVISSFQETYRILVNVNKKYQKMDGFGASLTDASAYLIYYKLSESKRIEVMKKLFDRKEGIGISFLRQPMGATDYTTKIYSYNDLPTGIKEDRDLKYFSIDHDRLYIIPLLKLAKQINPDLKIMASPWSAPGWMKTTGSMIGGSLLREYYDVYAQYFVKFVKEYEKEGLEIYAVTPQNEPLYVPKEYPGMKMTWEEQADFIGEHLGPAFEKAGIKTKILTYDHNWDNTIFASYVLSHQKAGRYVAGSAWHFYGGKHEAMSQIKALFPEKEIWFTEGSGGDWVPAFFEAFMDQMMHVIRIPMNWSKTVVWWNIALDEKRGPTVLSNSTCRGLIEINSKTGEVKYNLDYYTLGHISKFVVPGARRVDCYTYSNVEAVAFENPDGTRVLIVSNRTKTNKKILVEEGGRKFEYILPGYAAATFVWK from the coding sequence ATGAGAATAAATAGGAAGATCCTCGAGGTTATTTTAACTATATTTACTGGCATTTTCATTGTTACAATATTTCTTTTATCAACGAATCAAATGAATAATTCAGGAGGTGCTAACGTGAAAGAGTTGAGTATCTGGCTTACGACAGTTGATCAAAAATACATGTTATCCAAAGTGGAACCTTCAGAACAAGTTATTTCAAGCTTTCAAGAGACATACAGAATCCTTGTGAATGTAAATAAGAAATACCAAAAGATGGATGGATTTGGTGCTTCGTTAACAGATGCTTCTGCATATTTAATTTATTACAAACTTTCTGAGAGTAAACGTATTGAGGTTATGAAAAAGTTGTTTGATAGAAAAGAAGGTATTGGAATATCTTTTTTACGTCAACCAATGGGAGCAACCGATTACACAACGAAAATATACAGTTACAATGACTTACCAACTGGTATTAAAGAAGACAGGGATTTAAAATATTTTTCTATAGATCACGATAGACTTTACATCATACCTCTTTTGAAACTTGCTAAACAAATCAACCCTGATTTAAAAATAATGGCCTCTCCATGGAGTGCACCTGGTTGGATGAAAACAACGGGGAGTATGATAGGTGGATCTTTGCTTAGAGAATATTACGATGTTTACGCGCAATATTTTGTGAAGTTTGTTAAGGAATACGAAAAGGAAGGATTGGAAATATACGCAGTGACTCCGCAAAACGAACCACTGTATGTACCAAAAGAATACCCAGGTATGAAGATGACATGGGAAGAGCAGGCTGATTTTATAGGTGAACATTTGGGACCTGCATTCGAAAAGGCAGGTATAAAGACAAAAATACTTACTTACGATCATAACTGGGACAATACAATTTTTGCTTCATATGTTTTATCACATCAAAAAGCTGGAAGATATGTTGCTGGTTCCGCTTGGCATTTCTACGGTGGAAAACACGAAGCTATGAGTCAGATAAAAGCTTTGTTTCCTGAGAAAGAGATTTGGTTTACTGAAGGTTCTGGTGGTGACTGGGTACCAGCGTTTTTCGAAGCTTTTATGGATCAGATGATGCATGTTATCAGAATACCCATGAATTGGTCTAAGACGGTTGTCTGGTGGAACATAGCACTTGATGAAAAACGTGGACCAACTGTACTTTCAAATAGTACGTGCAGAGGTCTTATAGAAATTAACAGCAAAACTGGTGAAGTTAAGTATAACCTTGATTACTATACTTTGGGACACATAAGCAAGTTTGTTGTTCCAGGCGCTCGTCGTGTGGATTGTTACACCTACTCTAATGTAGAGGCGGTTGCGTTTGAAAACCCAGATGGAACAAGAGTTTTGATTGTTTCAAACAGGACCAAGACAAACAAAAAAATTCTCGTAGAGGAAGGAGGTAGAAAGTTCGAATATATTCTTCCTGGGTACGCTGCAGCAACGTTTGTGTGGAAGTAA